A window of the Butyricimonas virosa genome harbors these coding sequences:
- the recF gene encoding DNA replication/repair protein RecF (All proteins in this family for which functions are known are DNA-binding proteins that assist the filamentation of RecA onto DNA for the initiation of recombination or recombinational repair.), translating to MILKNLNVVNYKNIAEASVACSPRFNCFIGNNGVGKTNILDAVYQLSMCKSYFNLPDAQNICHGEAFFVIEGQYMHGDEEIDVYCGVKRGQKKIFKKNKKAYTRLSDHIGLLPLVIISPADVVLIDGASEERRRFIDGVISQCDKEYLQLLIRYNRVLMQRNSFLKEYAGQSIDTDMLSVWDEQLADSGRVILERRRAFVAELEEMFQMYYDRVSLGREKVMLEYSTTIKNDDFLASLRGSFERDRILTYTTVGVHRDDLNLSLEGYPVKKLGSQGQKKSFLTALKLAQFAYLVKQKGVKPLLLLDDIFDKLDADRVSQIIRIVSSTDFGQVFVTDTNREHIDEILKQHAMEYKIFHVEGGEVMNL from the coding sequence ATGATTTTAAAGAACTTGAATGTTGTCAACTATAAGAATATTGCCGAGGCGAGTGTTGCGTGTTCTCCCCGGTTTAACTGTTTTATCGGGAATAATGGCGTGGGGAAGACCAATATTCTGGATGCCGTGTATCAGTTGTCAATGTGTAAAAGCTATTTCAACTTGCCTGATGCGCAGAATATTTGTCATGGGGAGGCTTTTTTCGTGATCGAGGGACAATATATGCACGGGGACGAGGAAATTGACGTGTATTGCGGGGTGAAACGAGGACAGAAGAAGATTTTTAAAAAGAATAAAAAGGCTTATACCCGACTTTCCGATCACATCGGGTTGTTGCCGTTAGTTATTATTTCACCTGCGGATGTGGTATTGATTGATGGTGCTAGCGAGGAGAGAAGACGTTTTATTGACGGGGTGATCAGTCAATGTGATAAGGAGTACTTGCAGTTATTGATTCGCTATAACCGGGTGTTGATGCAGCGAAATAGTTTTTTGAAGGAATATGCGGGACAGTCGATTGATACAGATATGTTGTCTGTGTGGGATGAACAACTTGCGGATAGCGGGCGTGTTATTCTTGAACGGCGTAGGGCTTTCGTGGCGGAGTTGGAAGAGATGTTCCAAATGTATTATGATCGGGTTTCCTTGGGGAGGGAAAAGGTTATGCTGGAGTATTCTACGACTATAAAGAATGATGATTTCTTGGCTTCATTGCGTGGTAGTTTCGAGCGGGATCGGATATTGACTTACACGACGGTGGGAGTGCATCGGGATGATTTGAATTTGAGCCTGGAAGGGTACCCCGTGAAAAAGCTGGGGTCTCAGGGACAGAAAAAAAGTTTCCTGACAGCGTTGAAATTGGCACAGTTTGCTTACTTGGTGAAGCAGAAGGGGGTGAAGCCGTTGCTACTGTTGGATGATATTTTTGATAAGCTGGATGCTGATCGGGTAAGCCAGATCATTCGAATTGTTTCAAGTACGGACTTTGGTCAGGTTTTTGTTACGGATACCAATCGTGAACATATAGACGAAATTTTGAAGCAACATGCCATGGAATACAAGATATTTCATGTTGAAGGGGGAGAAGTGATGAATTTGTGA